In a genomic window of Halobiforma lacisalsi AJ5:
- a CDS encoding transcriptional regulator FilR1 domain-containing protein, with amino-acid sequence MYVPTTFGEVVYTQYERTDEIVRTFAESKRLLETRQEIGTVLDPSVARDATTRVIGETRPDLVYEYLEEQVSEATKISGVVPTIFSPMVETYLTQTRVNRLDAEFVFGREATEHIQTKLSDKFKTLINTGNFDAYSYSGEIPMGVVVITEPIEHVLVVIHDDIGVVRGIIDSKDRAAVTWARDWYSKHKAESTPLTLS; translated from the coding sequence ATGTATGTACCGACAACGTTCGGCGAAGTCGTCTATACACAGTATGAGCGAACCGATGAAATCGTCCGGACGTTTGCAGAATCGAAGCGATTACTTGAAACGAGACAGGAGATTGGAACGGTTCTTGATCCGTCCGTCGCTCGCGATGCAACGACACGTGTGATCGGGGAAACGAGACCAGACCTTGTGTACGAATATCTTGAAGAACAAGTCTCTGAGGCGACCAAGATTAGTGGTGTCGTGCCGACTATTTTCTCGCCTATGGTTGAGACGTATTTGACTCAGACGAGAGTGAACCGACTGGATGCTGAGTTTGTCTTCGGAAGAGAGGCGACTGAACACATACAAACGAAACTCAGTGACAAATTCAAAACCCTCATCAACACCGGGAATTTCGACGCTTATTCGTACTCTGGTGAAATTCCGATGGGGGTCGTCGTGATTACAGAACCCATCGAACATGTTCTTGTCGTTATTCACGACGATATTGGTGTTGTTCGTGGTATCATCGATTCTAAGGATAGGGCCGCAGTTACGTGGGCCAGAGACTGGTATTCAAAACATAAGGCCGAGAGTACACCGCTAACACTCTCCTGA